The following are encoded in a window of Saccharothrix longispora genomic DNA:
- a CDS encoding type I polyketide synthase gives MTDESKLVDYLKRVTANLQETRERLRAVEAEPIAIVAMGCRYPGDVRSPDDLWELVSEGRDAVGGFPTDRGWDLDSMFDADPDNPGTSYVAEGGFVHDVAEFDAPFFGISPREALALDPQQRLALELAWETIERAGIAPHSLAKQQVGVFIGSGGQDYYDELPASVLAGEVEDYLSTGNAGSVISGRIAYALGLEGPAVTIDSACSSSLVALHLAVQSLRQRDCSLALAGGVMVMSRPGPFVAFSRQRGLAADGRCKPFSDSADGTGWAEGAGTLLLERLSDARRNGHPVLAVVRGSAVNSDGASNGLTAPNGPSQQRVIRQALANARLSASEVDAVEGHGTGTTLGDPIEAQALLATYGQDRPADEPVWLGSIKSNIGHAQAAAGVGGVIKVVQALRNGVLPRTLHVTEPTTEVDWTAGNVRLLREPRPWPAGDRPRRAGVSSFGVSGTNAHVIIEEAPEPDPADSAATGSTADRVAPGWPGGVPVPWPVTAHGAAALPAQADALLTALDGVAPADLGFSLATSRSPLTHRAVVLADDPAGGRAGVAALAAGGTTPAVVTGAPVDGLTAFLFSGQGTQRPGMGVELAAAFPVFAEALDEVVAELDRHLDRPLKGVVSGEPGLIDQTGYTQPALFAIEVALFRLLSSWGLRPDFLLGHSVGEIAAAHVAGVLSLADACTLVTARAKLMQALPPGGAMVALRATEEEVAPLLTGRVGIAAINGPDSVVLSGAEDDVAAVVARFGDRQSSKLKVSQAFHSPLVEPVLAEFAAVARTLTYAPPTIPLVSDVSGALAGPEIATPEYWVSHVRAAVRFHDGIGALTAQGVSRFVEVGPDGALSALVRATSDAVVVPVLRKDRPEPRAALTALAELFVSGLVPDWAAVFAGRGARRVDLPPYAFQRKRYWLAARANRDEVTAAGLTATGHPLLGAAVALAGTDGVVLTGRLSVETHPWLAEHRLGDAIAVPGTAFLELVVRAGDQVGSGRVEELTLGSPLVLPDRGAVRLQVTAGAADADGARAVTVHSRPEDAGPDEPWTSHASGTVAPQSQRGGVDLAEWPPAGAEPVPIDGLYDDFADQGLAYGPLFRSLRAVWSRGREVFAEVALPEDGDAGRFGLHPAALDACTHALRVAGGGDGGVGRVPFCWTGVELHATGASALRVRFTPTTDDGFEAALADTTGAPVATVAEVVFRAFTAPAATDRAAPLYRVEWRRAADPGHGVDVDAVEVLDCTGKAGTAAETRTLTHRVLAAAQDRLATAHPEHARLVVVTRGAVAVDDAGVTDLAASAAWGLLRSAQEENPGTFVLLDLDGGTAVEAVLPRVLATGEPQVAVRDGALLVPRLVRAAPGAEPVRFPAHGTTLLTGASGALGGELAWHLVTGHGVRRLVLVGRRVTPGLDRLATDLREVGVDVTLAPCDVADRAALAGVLAAIPAEHPLTAVVHAAGVLDDGVLTALTPGRVDAVLRPKVDGALNLHDLTRDTPLSAFVLFSSVSGVLGAPGQASYAAANAFLDALAAHRAAQGLPALSLDWGLWGEAGGMGGSLSAGDVSRLAAGGIVPLGTAEALALFDRALAARHPAVVPARLDLPRLRGLDRVPKVLEELTGRPTRRVASTATATPADSFAARLRALPADDRADAVLDLVRGHAAAVLGYGGAHEIEPSAQFQSLGFDSLTAIELRNGLGTTTGLRLPATLIFDHPTPSVLAAHLLAELTGTGDEVVAVAATGSDEPIAIVGMACRLPGGVTSPEQLWDLVAEGRDAIGEFPADRGWDLDGLLDPTGRRPGTTYVARGGFLYDAGDFDPAFFGIPPKEAPVIDPQQRLLLEASWEALERAGIDPVSLKGSPTGVYAGVQYHDYAGASSAGSIVTGRVSYTLGLAGPAVSVDTACSSSLVAMHMAAQALRGGDCTLALAGGVTVMATPETFVEFSRQGGLAADGRCKVFSDDADGTTWSEGVGVLVLERLSDARRNGHPVLAVFTGSAVNQDGTSNGLTAPNGPAQQRVIRAALADAGLRPSDVDVVEAHGTGTKLGDPIEVQALIATYGKEATAERPLWIGSVKSNVGHTQAAAGVTGVIKVVMAMRHGELPATLHVGRPSTEIDWSAGAVRVLTEPVKWSPNGHTRRAGVSSFGVSGTNAHVLLEEGDRPEVPAGGAPDHDGPDHDGPDHDGPVAWPVSGRGAAALRAKAEQLMAHVDEEPDGSLADIGFSLATTRSAFDRRAVLIGSRSPHFVRGLAALVDGEEAPGVVSGVAVAGGRTAFLFTGQGSQRAGMGARLARRYPVFAEAYDEVCAELDRHLDRPVREVVDAGDALDETRYAQPALFALEVALFRLVRSWGVKPDVLVGHSIGEVAAAHCAGVLSSADAARLVVARGALMQALPAGGAMAAIDATPEVVREAAGDTVDLAAVNGPGSVVISGEADAVTAVAALFGRTRRLRVSHAFHSRLMEPMLAEFRAVAEDLTYHAPRIPVISTVTGAPADELTSPEHWVGQVREGVRFFDAVTRAAADGVTRFLELGPDTTLTAMTAACFDEQPDGLVLASVLHKEQDEAVAALTGLARLFVSGVDVDWTAVYGPTGARSVALPTYPFQRRRFWLESTASAPGGDDHPLLGPALELADARGVLFTGRLSVGSLPWLADHVVGGAVLFPGTGVVEMAVRAGDEVGCPRLDELTLEHPLVLPERGGVRVQCAVGAPDGGGDRVFSLHSRPEGAPEGAPWTRHATGRLAKTRRTARFDLGTWPPAGAEQVDLDGTYEELAADGLVYGPAFRGLVAAWKRDGEAFAEVRLPTSVTDADRYGLHPAVLDAALHTIGVSGAAGTEPALPFAWEGVSLHAVGATTLRVHVRPVGTGAVALDVADGTGAPVASVESLLLRPMSATPRPVAAGGDLLFRVGWEHVEFDAVAEVTDWTVVGADPFGLADALGATTAADLAAASGTGLLVLPAGGADDVHAELHRVLDLLRTWLTDDRFASGSLIVATRGAVAAEAGEDPDPTGAAVAGLVRSAQAEHPGRITLVDLGAGTPSGRTLAAVSASDEPQVALRSGAVVVPRLVRAADAAAAPVWDADGTVLVTGATGALGGAVARHLVTEHGVRHLLLAGRRGPEAPGAAALRDELTGLGADVTLVACDVADRDAVAALLARVPADAPLRAVVHAAGVLDDGVLTSLTPGRVDGVLRPKVDAALVLHELTRGLDLTAFVLFSSAAGVLGAPGQGSYAAANAFLDALAARRRAEGLVGTSLAWGLWADEGGGMGARVDGADAHRIGGTGITALSTRDGLRLLDSAAGSAEASLVPISLDLRVLTALEDDDLPAVLRGLAGSRGRRAAEDTAADTESLTARLAGLPAHKRVPTVLTLVLTHAAALLGHAGPEAVEPDRSFNEVGFDSLSATGFRNKLSLVTGLKLPVSLIYDHPTPRVLAEHLVGELAPAPEAEDTGTGTASVTTEQGIRDLLAGIPLAELRSAGLLDGLLTLAGLPPAEEDEPAVPVVEAASIDELDADALISMAIGGGEDD, from the coding sequence ATGACTGACGAAAGCAAGCTGGTCGACTACCTGAAGCGGGTGACCGCGAACCTCCAGGAGACGCGGGAGCGGCTGCGCGCGGTGGAGGCGGAGCCGATCGCGATCGTCGCGATGGGCTGCCGCTACCCGGGTGACGTGCGTTCACCCGACGACCTCTGGGAGCTGGTGTCCGAGGGCCGCGACGCGGTCGGCGGTTTCCCCACCGACCGCGGCTGGGACCTGGACTCGATGTTCGACGCCGACCCCGACAACCCCGGCACGAGCTACGTCGCCGAAGGCGGGTTCGTCCACGACGTCGCCGAGTTCGACGCGCCGTTCTTCGGCATCTCGCCGCGCGAGGCGCTCGCCCTGGACCCGCAGCAGCGCCTCGCGCTGGAGCTGGCGTGGGAGACGATCGAGCGGGCGGGCATCGCGCCGCACTCGCTCGCCAAGCAGCAGGTGGGCGTGTTCATCGGCAGCGGCGGGCAGGACTACTACGACGAGCTGCCCGCGTCCGTGCTCGCCGGCGAGGTGGAGGACTACCTGAGCACCGGCAACGCCGGTTCGGTGATCTCCGGCCGCATCGCCTACGCGCTCGGCCTGGAGGGCCCGGCGGTCACGATCGACTCGGCGTGCTCGTCGTCGCTGGTCGCCCTGCACCTGGCCGTGCAGTCGCTGCGGCAGCGGGACTGCTCCCTGGCCCTGGCCGGCGGCGTGATGGTGATGTCGAGGCCAGGCCCGTTCGTGGCGTTCAGCCGCCAGCGGGGGCTCGCCGCCGACGGGCGCTGCAAGCCGTTCTCCGACAGCGCCGACGGCACGGGCTGGGCCGAGGGCGCGGGCACGCTGCTGCTGGAGCGGCTGTCCGACGCGCGCCGCAACGGCCACCCCGTCCTCGCCGTCGTGCGCGGTTCGGCGGTGAACTCCGACGGCGCCTCCAACGGCCTCACCGCGCCCAACGGGCCCTCGCAGCAGCGGGTGATCCGGCAGGCGCTGGCCAACGCCCGGCTCTCCGCGTCCGAGGTCGACGCGGTGGAGGGGCACGGCACCGGCACCACGCTGGGCGATCCCATCGAGGCCCAGGCCCTGCTCGCCACCTACGGGCAGGACCGCCCGGCCGACGAGCCGGTGTGGCTGGGCTCGATCAAGTCGAACATCGGCCACGCCCAGGCGGCGGCCGGCGTCGGCGGCGTGATCAAGGTGGTGCAGGCCCTGCGCAACGGGGTGCTGCCCAGGACGCTGCACGTCACCGAGCCGACCACCGAGGTGGACTGGACGGCCGGCAACGTGCGGCTGCTGCGCGAACCCCGCCCGTGGCCGGCGGGCGACCGCCCGCGCCGGGCCGGGGTGTCGTCGTTCGGCGTGAGCGGCACCAACGCCCACGTGATCATCGAGGAGGCCCCCGAGCCGGACCCGGCGGATTCCGCCGCCACCGGCTCCACCGCCGACCGGGTCGCGCCGGGCTGGCCCGGGGGCGTCCCGGTGCCGTGGCCGGTCACCGCGCACGGCGCCGCTGCCCTGCCCGCCCAGGCGGACGCCCTGCTGACCGCCCTGGACGGCGTCGCGCCGGCGGACCTCGGCTTCTCCCTGGCGACGTCCCGGTCCCCGCTCACGCACCGCGCCGTGGTGCTGGCCGACGACCCGGCCGGCGGCCGGGCCGGGGTCGCCGCGCTCGCCGCCGGCGGCACCACCCCGGCGGTCGTCACCGGGGCACCGGTCGACGGGCTCACCGCGTTCCTGTTCTCCGGCCAGGGCACCCAGCGCCCGGGCATGGGCGTCGAACTGGCCGCCGCGTTCCCGGTGTTCGCCGAGGCGCTGGACGAGGTCGTCGCCGAACTCGACCGCCACCTCGACCGCCCCCTGAAGGGCGTCGTGTCCGGTGAGCCGGGGCTGATCGACCAGACCGGCTACACCCAGCCCGCGCTGTTCGCGATCGAGGTGGCGCTGTTCCGCCTGCTGTCCTCGTGGGGCCTGCGGCCCGATTTCCTGCTCGGCCACTCGGTCGGCGAGATCGCGGCGGCGCACGTCGCCGGCGTGCTGTCGCTGGCCGACGCCTGCACCCTGGTCACCGCCCGCGCGAAGCTCATGCAGGCGCTGCCCCCCGGAGGGGCGATGGTCGCGCTGCGGGCGACCGAGGAGGAGGTCGCGCCGCTGCTCACCGGCCGGGTGGGCATCGCGGCGATCAACGGGCCCGACTCGGTGGTCCTCTCCGGTGCCGAGGACGACGTCGCCGCCGTGGTCGCCCGGTTCGGCGACCGGCAGTCCTCGAAGCTGAAGGTGTCGCAGGCGTTCCACTCACCGCTGGTGGAACCCGTGCTGGCCGAGTTCGCCGCCGTCGCCCGCACGCTGACCTACGCCCCGCCCACGATCCCGCTGGTGTCCGACGTGTCCGGCGCGCTCGCCGGGCCCGAGATCGCCACCCCGGAGTACTGGGTCTCGCACGTCCGCGCCGCGGTCCGGTTCCACGACGGGATCGGTGCGCTGACCGCGCAGGGCGTTTCCCGGTTCGTCGAGGTCGGCCCGGACGGGGCGCTGTCCGCGCTGGTCCGCGCGACCTCCGACGCGGTGGTCGTCCCGGTCCTGCGCAAGGACCGCCCCGAGCCGCGCGCGGCGCTCACGGCGCTCGCCGAGCTGTTCGTCAGCGGGCTCGTCCCGGACTGGGCCGCGGTGTTCGCCGGTCGCGGCGCGCGGCGCGTCGACCTGCCCCCGTACGCCTTCCAGCGCAAGCGCTACTGGCTCGCCGCCCGCGCCAACCGCGACGAGGTGACCGCCGCCGGGCTCACCGCGACCGGGCACCCGCTGCTCGGCGCCGCCGTCGCGCTCGCCGGCACCGACGGCGTGGTCCTCACCGGCAGGCTGTCGGTGGAGACCCACCCGTGGCTGGCCGAGCACCGGCTCGGCGACGCCATCGCCGTGCCCGGCACGGCGTTCCTGGAACTCGTGGTCCGCGCCGGCGACCAGGTCGGCAGCGGCCGGGTGGAGGAGCTGACCCTCGGCAGCCCGCTCGTCCTGCCGGACCGCGGCGCGGTCCGGTTGCAGGTGACCGCGGGCGCCGCGGACGCGGACGGCGCCCGCGCCGTGACCGTCCACTCGCGACCGGAGGACGCCGGGCCCGACGAGCCGTGGACGTCGCACGCGAGCGGGACCGTCGCGCCCCAGTCGCAGCGCGGCGGCGTGGACCTGGCCGAGTGGCCGCCCGCCGGCGCCGAACCGGTGCCGATCGACGGCCTCTACGACGACTTCGCCGACCAGGGCCTCGCCTACGGCCCGCTGTTCCGCTCCCTGCGCGCGGTGTGGAGCCGCGGCCGCGAGGTGTTCGCCGAGGTCGCGCTCCCCGAGGACGGCGACGCCGGGCGCTTCGGCCTGCACCCGGCGGCCCTCGACGCCTGCACGCACGCGTTGCGCGTCGCCGGCGGCGGCGACGGCGGCGTGGGCCGCGTCCCGTTCTGCTGGACCGGGGTCGAACTGCACGCCACCGGCGCGTCGGCGCTCCGCGTGCGGTTCACGCCCACCACCGACGACGGCTTCGAGGCCGCGCTGGCCGACACCACCGGCGCGCCGGTCGCGACGGTGGCCGAGGTCGTGTTCCGCGCCTTCACCGCACCGGCCGCCACCGACCGGGCCGCGCCGCTCTACCGCGTGGAGTGGCGGCGGGCCGCAGACCCCGGCCACGGCGTCGACGTCGACGCCGTCGAGGTCCTCGACTGCACGGGCAAGGCCGGCACGGCGGCGGAGACGCGCACCCTGACCCACCGCGTCCTCGCCGCCGCGCAGGACCGACTGGCGACGGCGCACCCGGAGCACGCGCGGCTGGTCGTGGTGACCCGCGGCGCGGTCGCGGTCGACGACGCCGGCGTCACCGACCTGGCCGCCTCCGCCGCGTGGGGCCTGCTGCGCTCGGCGCAGGAGGAGAACCCGGGCACCTTCGTGCTGCTGGACCTCGACGGCGGGACCGCCGTCGAGGCCGTGCTGCCCCGGGTGCTCGCGACGGGGGAACCGCAGGTCGCCGTCCGGGACGGCGCGCTGCTGGTGCCGCGCCTCGTCCGGGCCGCGCCGGGCGCCGAGCCGGTGCGCTTCCCGGCGCACGGCACCACCCTGCTCACCGGGGCCTCCGGCGCGCTCGGCGGCGAACTCGCGTGGCACCTGGTCACCGGGCACGGCGTCCGCCGGCTGGTGCTGGTCGGCCGCCGGGTCACCCCGGGCCTGGACCGGCTGGCCACCGACCTGCGCGAGGTGGGCGTGGACGTCACGCTCGCGCCGTGCGACGTCGCCGACCGGGCCGCGCTGGCCGGGGTGCTGGCGGCGATCCCGGCCGAGCACCCGCTGACCGCGGTCGTGCACGCCGCCGGCGTGCTCGACGACGGCGTGCTCACCGCGCTCACCCCCGGGCGCGTCGACGCCGTGCTGCGCCCCAAGGTCGACGGCGCGCTGAACCTGCACGACCTCACCCGCGACACCCCGCTCTCCGCGTTCGTGCTGTTCTCCTCCGTCTCGGGCGTGCTCGGCGCACCCGGCCAGGCGAGCTACGCCGCGGCGAACGCGTTCCTCGACGCCCTCGCCGCCCACCGCGCGGCGCAGGGCCTGCCGGCCCTGTCACTCGACTGGGGCCTGTGGGGCGAAGCCGGTGGCATGGGCGGCTCGCTGTCGGCCGGGGACGTCTCCCGGCTGGCCGCCGGCGGGATCGTGCCGCTGGGCACGGCGGAGGCGCTGGCGCTGTTCGACCGGGCGCTCGCCGCCCGGCACCCGGCCGTCGTGCCCGCCAGGCTGGACCTGCCGAGGCTGCGCGGGCTCGACCGGGTGCCGAAGGTGTTGGAGGAGCTCACCGGCCGGCCCACCCGGCGCGTGGCGTCGACCGCGACCGCCACCCCGGCCGACTCGTTCGCCGCACGCCTGCGGGCGCTGCCCGCGGACGACCGGGCGGACGCCGTGCTGGACCTGGTGCGCGGGCACGCCGCGGCCGTGCTCGGCTACGGGGGCGCGCACGAGATCGAGCCCTCGGCGCAGTTCCAGTCGCTCGGGTTCGACTCGCTCACCGCGATCGAGCTGCGCAACGGACTCGGCACGACCACCGGCCTGCGCCTGCCCGCGACCCTGATCTTCGACCACCCGACGCCGTCGGTGCTGGCCGCGCACCTGCTGGCCGAGCTGACGGGCACCGGCGACGAGGTCGTCGCGGTCGCCGCGACCGGGTCGGACGAGCCCATCGCGATCGTCGGGATGGCCTGCCGGCTGCCCGGCGGGGTCACCTCGCCGGAGCAGCTGTGGGACCTGGTCGCCGAGGGGCGTGACGCCATCGGCGAGTTCCCGGCCGACCGCGGCTGGGACCTCGACGGCCTGCTCGACCCGACCGGCCGCCGCCCCGGCACCACCTACGTCGCCCGCGGCGGGTTCCTCTACGACGCGGGCGACTTCGACCCGGCGTTCTTCGGCATCCCGCCGAAGGAGGCGCCGGTGATCGACCCGCAGCAGCGGTTGCTGCTGGAGGCGTCCTGGGAGGCCCTGGAGCGCGCCGGGATCGACCCGGTGTCGCTCAAGGGCAGCCCGACCGGCGTCTACGCCGGCGTGCAGTACCACGACTACGCGGGCGCGAGCAGCGCCGGCTCCATCGTCACCGGCCGCGTCTCCTACACCCTGGGCCTGGCCGGCCCGGCGGTCAGCGTCGACACGGCCTGCTCGTCGTCGCTGGTCGCCATGCACATGGCGGCGCAGGCGCTGCGCGGCGGCGACTGCACGCTCGCGCTCGCCGGCGGCGTCACCGTGATGGCGACGCCGGAGACGTTCGTCGAGTTCAGCCGCCAGGGCGGGCTGGCCGCCGACGGCCGCTGCAAGGTGTTCTCCGACGACGCCGACGGCACCACCTGGTCCGAGGGCGTCGGCGTGCTGGTGCTGGAGCGGCTGTCCGACGCGCGCCGCAACGGGCACCCGGTGCTCGCGGTGTTCACCGGCAGCGCGGTCAACCAGGACGGCACGTCCAACGGCCTCACCGCGCCCAACGGGCCCGCGCAGCAGCGGGTGATCCGGGCCGCGCTGGCCGACGCGGGCCTGCGACCGTCCGACGTGGACGTCGTCGAGGCCCACGGCACCGGCACCAAGCTGGGCGACCCCATCGAGGTCCAGGCGCTGATCGCCACCTACGGCAAGGAGGCCACCGCCGAGCGCCCCCTGTGGATCGGCTCGGTGAAGTCGAACGTCGGGCACACCCAGGCCGCCGCCGGCGTGACCGGCGTGATCAAGGTCGTGATGGCGATGCGGCACGGCGAACTGCCCGCGACGCTGCACGTCGGCAGGCCCTCCACCGAGATCGACTGGTCCGCGGGCGCCGTCCGGGTGCTCACCGAACCGGTGAAGTGGTCGCCGAACGGGCACACCCGCCGGGCCGGCGTCTCCTCGTTCGGCGTCAGCGGCACCAACGCCCACGTGCTGCTGGAGGAGGGTGACCGGCCCGAGGTCCCCGCCGGCGGCGCCCCCGACCACGACGGCCCCGACCACGACGGCCCCGACCACGACGGCCCGGTCGCCTGGCCGGTGTCCGGCCGGGGTGCCGCGGCGCTGCGGGCGAAGGCCGAGCAGCTCATGGCGCACGTGGACGAGGAACCGGACGGCAGCCTCGCGGACATCGGCTTCTCGCTGGCCACCACGCGCAGCGCGTTCGACCGCCGCGCGGTGCTGATCGGCAGCCGGTCCCCGCACTTCGTCCGGGGGCTCGCCGCCCTCGTGGACGGTGAGGAGGCGCCCGGGGTCGTCAGCGGTGTCGCCGTCGCGGGCGGGCGCACGGCGTTCCTGTTCACCGGCCAGGGCTCGCAGCGCGCCGGGATGGGCGCGCGGCTGGCGCGGCGGTACCCGGTGTTCGCCGAGGCCTACGACGAGGTGTGCGCCGAGCTGGACCGCCACCTCGACCGGCCGGTCCGGGAGGTGGTGGACGCGGGGGACGCCCTCGACGAGACCCGCTACGCGCAGCCCGCGCTGTTCGCGCTGGAGGTCGCGCTGTTCCGCCTGGTCCGCTCGTGGGGCGTCAAGCCGGACGTGCTGGTCGGCCACTCGATCGGCGAGGTCGCCGCGGCCCACTGCGCCGGCGTGCTCTCGTCGGCCGACGCGGCGCGGCTGGTGGTCGCCCGGGGCGCGCTGATGCAGGCGCTGCCCGCAGGCGGCGCGATGGCCGCGATCGACGCCACGCCGGAGGTCGTGCGCGAGGCCGCGGGGGACACCGTGGACCTGGCGGCGGTGAACGGCCCGGGTTCCGTCGTCATCTCGGGCGAGGCGGACGCCGTGACCGCCGTGGCGGCGCTGTTCGGGCGCACCAGGCGGCTGCGCGTGTCGCACGCCTTCCACTCCCGGCTGATGGAGCCGATGCTCGCGGAGTTCCGCGCGGTCGCGGAGGACCTGACCTACCACGCACCGCGCATCCCGGTGATCTCGACGGTCACCGGCGCGCCCGCCGACGAGCTGACCTCCCCGGAGCACTGGGTGGGGCAGGTCCGCGAGGGCGTCCGGTTCTTCGACGCGGTCACCCGCGCCGCGGCCGACGGCGTCACCCGGTTCCTGGAGCTGGGGCCCGACACCACGCTCACCGCGATGACCGCCGCCTGCTTCGACGAGCAGCCCGACGGGCTCGTCCTCGCCTCGGTGCTGCACAAGGAGCAGGACGAGGCGGTCGCCGCGCTGACCGGGCTCGCCCGGCTGTTCGTGAGCGGCGTCGACGTCGACTGGACCGCGGTGTACGGGCCGACCGGAGCCCGGTCGGTCGCGCTGCCGACCTACCCGTTCCAGCGGCGGAGGTTCTGGTTGGAGAGCACGGCGTCCGCCCCCGGCGGGGACGACCACCCGCTGCTCGGCCCGGCCCTGGAACTGGCCGACGCGCGGGGCGTGCTGTTCACCGGGCGGCTGTCCGTCGGCTCGCTGCCGTGGCTGGCCGACCACGTGGTCGGCGGCGCGGTGCTGTTCCCCGGCACCGGGGTCGTCGAGATGGCGGTCCGCGCCGGCGACGAGGTGGGCTGCCCGCGCCTGGACGAGTTGACGCTGGAGCACCCGCTGGTGCTGCCGGAGCGCGGCGGCGTGCGGGTGCAGTGCGCGGTCGGCGCACCCGACGGTGGCGGCGACCGGGTGTTCAGCCTGCACTCGCGGCCGGAGGGGGCGCCGGAGGGCGCGCCGTGGACCCGGCACGCCACCGGCCGGCTCGCCAAGACCCGCCGGACCGCCCGGTTCGACCTCGGCACCTGGCCGCCCGCCGGCGCCGAGCAGGTCGACCTCGACGGCACCTACGAGGAGCTGGCCGCCGACGGGCTGGTGTACGGACCCGCGTTCCGCGGGCTCGTCGCCGCCTGGAAGCGCGACGGCGAGGCCTTCGCCGAGGTCCGGCTGCCCACCTCGGTGACCGACGCGGACCGCTACGGCCTCCACCCGGCCGTGCTCGACGCCGCGCTGCACACCATCGGCGTCTCGGGCGCGGCCGGGACCGAACCCGCGCTGCCGTTCGCCTGGGAAGGGGTGTCGCTGCACGCCGTCGGCGCGACGACCCTGCGCGTGCACGTCCGGCCGGTGGGCACCGGCGCGGTCGCGCTCGACGTCGCCGACGGCACGGGCGCGCCGGTCGCGTCGGTGGAGTCGCTGCTGCTGCGCCCGATGTCCGCGACGCCGCGACCGGTCGCGGCCGGCGGCGACCTCCTGTTCCGGGTCGGCTGGGAGCACGTCGAGTTCGACGCCGTGGCCGAGGTCACCGACTGGACCGTGGTGGGCGCGGACCCGTTCGGCCTGGCCGACGCGCTCGGTGCCACGACCGCCGCCGACCTCGCCGCCGCCTCCGGCACCGGCCTGCTGGTGCTGCCCGCCGGCGGCGCGGACGACGTGCACGCCGAGCTGCACCGCGTGCTCGACCTGCTGCGGACCTGGCTCACCGACGACCGGTTCGCGAGCGGCTCCCTGATCGTGGCGACGCGGGGCGCGGTGGCCGCCGAGGCGGGGGAGGACCCCGACCCGACCGGCGCTGCGGTGGCGGGCCTGGTGCGCTCGGCACAGGCCGAGCACCCCGGCCGGATCACCCTGGTCGACCTCGGCGCGGGCACCCCGTCCGGCCGGACGCTGGCCGCGGTGTCGGCCTCCGACGAGCCGCAGGTGGCCCTCCGCTCGGGCGCCGTGGTGGTGCCTCGGCTGGTCCGCGCGGCCGACGCGGCGGCGGCCCCCGTGTGGGACGCCGACGGCACGGTCCTCGTCACCGGCGCCACCGGCGCGCTGGGCGGCGCCGTCGCCCGGCACCTGGTGACCGAGCACGGCGTGCGGCACCTGCTGCTCGCCGGCAGGCGCGGCCCCGAGGCGCCCGGCGCGGCGGCGCTGCGCGACGAGCTGACCGGACTCGGTGCCGACGTCACCCTGGTCGCCTGCGACGTGGCCGACCGCGACGCGGTGGCGGCGCTGCTGGCCCGGGTGCCGGCCGACGCGCCGCTGCGCGCGGTGGTGCACGCCGCCGGCGTCCTCGACGACGGCGTGCTGACGTCGCTGACACCGGGCCGCGTCGACGGCGTGCTCCGGCCGAAGGTCGACGCGGCGCTGGTGCTGCACGAGCTGACCCGCGGGCTGGACCTCACGGCGTTCGTGCTGTTCTCGTCGGCCGCCGGGGTGCTCGGCGCGCCGGGGCAGGGCAGCTACGCGGCGGCCAACGCGTTCCTGGACGCGCTGGCGGCCCGCCGCCGGGCCGAGGGCCTGGTCGGCACCTCGCTCGCCTGGGGCCTGTGGGCCGACGAGGGCGGCGGCATGGGCGCGCGGGTGGACGGCGCGGACGCGCACCGCATCGGCGGGACCGGCATCACCGCGCTGTCCACGCGGGACGGTCTGCGGCTGCTGGACTCGGCGGCGGGCTCGGCCGAGGCGTCGCTGGTGCCGATCTCCCTCGACCTCCGGGTGCTGACCGCGCTGGAGGACGACGACCTCCCCGCGGTCCTGCGGGGCCTGGCGGGCTCCCGCGGCCGGCGTGCGGCCGAGGACACCGCGGCCGACACCGAATCGCTGACGGCCAGGCTGGCCGGGCTCCCGGCGCACAAGCGCGTCCCGACCGTGCTGACGCTGGTGCTCACGCACGCCGCCGCCCTGCTCGGCCACGCCGGGCCGGAGGCGGTGGAACCGGACCGCTCCTTCAACGAGGTCGGCTTCGACTCGCTGTCCGCGACCGGGTTCCGCAACAAGCTCAGCCTCGTCACCGGGCTGAAGCTGCCGGTGAGCCTCATCTACGACCACCCGACGCCGCGCGTCCTCGCCGAGCACCTCGTCGGCGAGCTGGCCCCGGCGCCGGAGGCCGAGGACACCGGGACGGGGACGGCGTCGGTCACCACCGAGCAGGGCATCCGCGACCTCCTGGCCGGGATTCCCCTGGCGGAGCTGCGTTCCGCGGGACTCCTGGACGGCCTGCTGACCCTGGCGGGCCTGCCCCCGGCGGAGGAGGACGAGCCGGCGGTGCCCGTCGTCGAGGCGGCCTCGATCGACGAGCTCGACGCCGACGCGCTCATCAGCATGGCGATCGGCGGCGGGGAGGACGACTAG